A genomic region of Arachis hypogaea cultivar Tifrunner chromosome 5, arahy.Tifrunner.gnm2.J5K5, whole genome shotgun sequence contains the following coding sequences:
- the LOC112800032 gene encoding transcription factor MYB39-like → MGRSPCCDESSGNVKKGPWTPEEDEKLIDYIKKHGHGSWRTLSKRAGLNRCGKSCRLRWANYLRPDIKRGKFTPDEERIIVNLHSLLGNKWSKIASHLPGRTDNEIKNFWNTHIRKKLLQMGIDPDTHKPRTDFNHLINLTHLLAAAISSNSGNPMMNMNTPTWGRNPNIALQGDVTSQLSQLHLLQNLLQIMNSNTFVNLGNNPNFPLGNPSFNNSYLNGSNILQTVEPFAGLKSEEYGSQSNPTTGLLSQSDYSSDFFQHGLSTNTQELECYNKLSNTTNQAEINPLFPALVASSPVITDGTCSSFNQMENKNSSCCNTAPTSTAQSPNNNSNTIFDDLEKLLQDDETSASYWKDILDLTSICASENSW, encoded by the exons ATGGGAAGGTCACCATGCTGTGATGAGAGTAGCGGTAATGTAAAGAAAGGGCCATGGACACCAGAAGAGGATGAGAAGCTGATTGATTACATAAAGAAACACGGTCATGGAAGTTGGAGAACTCTTTCAAAGCGTGCTGGTCTCAACAGATGCGGTAAGAGCTGCCGACTCAGGTGGGCTAACTACCTTCGTCCCGATATCAAGAGAGGCAAATTCACCCCAGACGAGGAGAGGATCATCGTCAACCTTCATTCTCTTCTTGGAAACAA GTGGTCAAAGATTGCAAGCCATCTTCCGGGAAGAACTGATAATGAGATAAAGAATTTCTGGAACACTCACATAAGGAAGAAGCTTCTGCAGATGGGTATTGATCCAGACACACACAAGCCAAGGACTGATTTCAATCACCTCATCAATCTCACACACTTGCTTGCAGCAGCCATCTCCTCCAATTCAGGGAATCCTATGATGAATATGAACACTCCTACTTGGGGGAGAAACCCTAATATTGCTCTACAAGGAGATGTTACTTCTCAATTATCCCAACTACATCTGTTGCAAAATCTGTTGCAAATTATGAACAGCAACACATTTGTTAATCTGGGGAATAACCCTAATTTCCCCTTAGGAAACCCCAGCTTCAATAATTCTTATCTTAACGGGTCAAACATCCTTCAAACTGTAGAACCTTTTGCTGGATTGAAAAGtgaagaatatggatcacaatcaAACCCTACTACTGGTCTATTATCTCAATCAGACTACAGTAGTGACTTCTTTCAACATGGATTGTCAACAAATACACAAGAGCTTGAATGCTATAACAAACTCAGCAACACTACTAATCAAGCAGAGATTAATCCACTGTTTCCTGCATTAGTAGCATCCTCTCCAGTAATTACTGATGGAACCTGCAGCAGCTTCAACCAGATGGAGAATAAGAATAGTAGCTGTTGCAACACAGCTCCAACATCCACAGCACAGTCACCTAATAATAATTCCAACACAATCTTTGATGATTTGGAGAAGCTCCTTCAGGATGATGAAACATCTGCCTCCTACTGGAAAGATATTCTAGA CTTGACATCAATATGTGCCTCAGAGAATTCGTGGTAG